The DNA window CCCTTCACCGCAAGCTGAAGTCGCTCGGCGTCCATGGCAGCGAGAAGGGGAAGATGTTCATCGAGTGAGCTCACTTGTATCGGAACGCCAAAATGGTCATATTGATTTGACCATTTTGGCGGAGGTTGCCGTGGGATTGCCGGTGGTGACGGTCAGCGTGACCGAGTTCAAGGCGAAATGCCTGTCGCTGTTCGACGATCTGGAGGATCACCGCGTCGCCAAGATCGTGGTGACGCGGCACGGCCGTCCTGTGGCCGAATTGAACCCTCCGGAGAGGACATTGTCGCCACTGTTCGGCGCCCATCCTGGTTCGGTCGAGGTGGTCGGCGACCATGACCTGACCCAGCCGACCTTCGACGACGACACCTTCGACGCCGAAAGCGGGATCCTTCACCGGTGACCGCCGAATGATCCTTCTCGACACCCATGCGATCCTGTGGCTCGACGCCGGGATCGAGCTTTCTGCCGATGCACGGGAGCGCATAGAGCAGGAAAGATCGACCGGCGGACTCCTGATCTCGACGGTCTCGGCCTGGGAAATCGGAACTCTGGTGCGCAAGGGCCGGATTCGTCTGGATCTTGAGCCGTCGGCATGGATGCAGCGTTTTCTTGCCGCGGCGGGGCTGCGC is part of the Azospirillum lipoferum 4B genome and encodes:
- a CDS encoding type II toxin-antitoxin system VapC family toxin; its protein translation is MILLDTHAILWLDAGIELSADARERIEQERSTGGLLISTVSAWEIGTLVRKGRIRLDLEPSAWMQRFLAAAGLRCLPLSLEAALGASSLPEPLHNDPADRMLIATARELGVPLMTRDRLIHEYAATSGTIRVHAC
- a CDS encoding type II toxin-antitoxin system Phd/YefM family antitoxin, whose amino-acid sequence is MGLPVVTVSVTEFKAKCLSLFDDLEDHRVAKIVVTRHGRPVAELNPPERTLSPLFGAHPGSVEVVGDHDLTQPTFDDDTFDAESGILHR